One Setaria viridis chromosome 5, Setaria_viridis_v4.0, whole genome shotgun sequence genomic region harbors:
- the LOC140222909 gene encoding putative UDP-rhamnose:rhamnosyltransferase 1: MDAAGSSRSPSRPLRIVICPWLAFGHMLPYLELAERLASRGHHVSFVSTPRNLARLPPRRHVIDLVALSLPRVEGLPDGAESTNDVPGDRQPQQSYTLVSPCEFCA; the protein is encoded by the coding sequence ATGGACGCTGCCGGGTCGTCGCGGTCCCCCTCGCGGCCGCTGCGCATCGTGATCTGCCCGTGGCTGGCGTTCGGCCACATGCTCCCGTACCTGGAGCTCGCCGAGCGCCTGGCCTCGCGCGGCCACCACGTCTCCTTCGTCTCCACGCCGCGCAACCTCGCGCGcctcccgccgcggcggcaCGTCATCGACCTCGTCGCGCTCTCGCTCCCGCGCGTCGAGGGCCTCCCCGACGGCGCCGAGTCCACCAACGACGTCCCCGGCGACCGGCAACCTCAACAGTCCTACACGCTAGTTTCTCCTTGCGAGTTCTGTGCCTGA